A section of the Oreochromis niloticus isolate F11D_XX linkage group LG9, O_niloticus_UMD_NMBU, whole genome shotgun sequence genome encodes:
- the LOC112847789 gene encoding uncharacterized protein LOC112847789 isoform X2, whose translation MTEQDLVNILDDITDEEFKTFKWNLKNERFRDIEPIKVNQLSKAERCDAVDLMVQKYDMDGAVQVMESVFKKINRNDLAKELRKLMGQPAGLPGPEPTKTAADSSAEEKLTAVRSQFIDRVSEPVLRKLLDKLLERRVIIDDEMDLGGVRSRADKARQVIDVVRRKGSQASSALIAALCEVDPCLSRELQLM comes from the exons ATGACGGAGCAGGACCTCGTCAACATCCTGGATGACATAACGGATGAGGAATTCAAGACCTTCAAGTGGAACCTGAAGAACGAGCGGTTTAGAGACATCGAGCCCATCAAAGTGAACCAGCTGTCGAAGGCGGAGAGGTGCGACGCCGTGGATCTGATGGTGCAGAAGTATGACATGGACGGAGCCGTGCAGGTGATGGAGAGCGTCTTTAAGAAGATCAACAGGAACGACCTGGCGAAGGAGCTGCGAAAGCTCATGGGTCAACCTGCAG GTCTTCCAGGTCCCGAGCCGACAAAAACCGCCGCTGACTCCTCAGCAGAGGAGAAGCTGACGGCCGTTCGCTCTCAGTTTATCGACAGAGTGTCCGAACCCGTCCTGAGGAAGCTGCTGGATAAACTCCTGGAGCGCCGCGTCATCATCGATGATGAAATGGATTTAGGTGGAGTGAGGAGCAGGGCGGATAAAGCCCGACAGGTGATCGACGTGGTGCGGAGAAAAGGATCCCAGGCCAGCTCGGCTCTGATCGCCGCTCTCTGCGAGGTGGATCCGTGCCTTTCACGGGAGCTGCAGCTGATGTGA
- the LOC112847789 gene encoding uncharacterized protein LOC112847789 isoform X1, whose amino-acid sequence MSAALPRLLRPTALRTRRDREAEMTEQDLVNILDDITDEEFKTFKWNLKNERFRDIEPIKVNQLSKAERCDAVDLMVQKYDMDGAVQVMESVFKKINRNDLAKELRKLMGQPAGLPGPEPTKTAADSSAEEKLTAVRSQFIDRVSEPVLRKLLDKLLERRVIIDDEMDLGGVRSRADKARQVIDVVRRKGSQASSALIAALCEVDPCLSRELQLM is encoded by the exons GAAGCCGAGATGACGGAGCAGGACCTCGTCAACATCCTGGATGACATAACGGATGAGGAATTCAAGACCTTCAAGTGGAACCTGAAGAACGAGCGGTTTAGAGACATCGAGCCCATCAAAGTGAACCAGCTGTCGAAGGCGGAGAGGTGCGACGCCGTGGATCTGATGGTGCAGAAGTATGACATGGACGGAGCCGTGCAGGTGATGGAGAGCGTCTTTAAGAAGATCAACAGGAACGACCTGGCGAAGGAGCTGCGAAAGCTCATGGGTCAACCTGCAG GTCTTCCAGGTCCCGAGCCGACAAAAACCGCCGCTGACTCCTCAGCAGAGGAGAAGCTGACGGCCGTTCGCTCTCAGTTTATCGACAGAGTGTCCGAACCCGTCCTGAGGAAGCTGCTGGATAAACTCCTGGAGCGCCGCGTCATCATCGATGATGAAATGGATTTAGGTGGAGTGAGGAGCAGGGCGGATAAAGCCCGACAGGTGATCGACGTGGTGCGGAGAAAAGGATCCCAGGCCAGCTCGGCTCTGATCGCCGCTCTCTGCGAGGTGGATCCGTGCCTTTCACGGGAGCTGCAGCTGATGTGA